A genomic stretch from Mauremys mutica isolate MM-2020 ecotype Southern chromosome 18, ASM2049712v1, whole genome shotgun sequence includes:
- the DYNC2I2 gene encoding cytoplasmic dynein 2 intermediate chain 2 — MFGDSAARGADVESLWRRDQGTRCEAKSCQTGEISTVEAAVQSHSSRDAGMQTDQSEETIQNLDLQKEVPVDYAGLLSFLQGVEDVVIKELNKNWRSHAFDGFEVNWVDQNETVSCLHSLSYPEAQDQKLQVTSISWNVTGSVVACSYGRLDDGDWSTEKSYVCTWNLDRRGLNPKRPDLVVDVPSSVMCLAFHPSQPSLIVGGLYSGEVLIWDTSRIEDPLIWRTGMTDDTHTDPVYQVDWLQDSKHSHHFQILSVSTDGKILVWQTQRDGQLTLVEGFALVAQQIPRSMKLKKRTRGETAVGVTSLSFSCFDPSVFIIGVEGGYSLKCSTAVETAAVPRTGSSVTLKAPAQFAFSPHGGPVYCVSCSPFHRNLFLSGGTDGHIHLHSMLQAQPLISLQLSKKYLFSVRWSPVRPLVFAAATGEGEVQLFDFGKSSQKPAVSIKQASAQTPVYCIEFNFKQPQLLAAGDASGMLKIWQLSSDFIQQGPREMNHLEQLANEVTD, encoded by the exons ATGTTCGGGGACAGCGCGGCACGCGGTGCCGATGTGGAGTCGCTGTGGCGAAGAGACCAGGGGACCCGCTGCGAGGCG AAAAGCTGCCAGACTGGGGAGATCTCAACCGTGGAGGCTGCAGTACAATCCCATTCCAGCCGGGATGCTGGCATGCAGACCGATCAAAGTGAGGAGACTATCCAAAACTTGGATCTCCAGAAGGAAGTTCCTGTGGATTATGCTGGCCTGCTCTCATTCCTTCAGGGAGTGGAGGATGTTGTTATCAAAGAGCTGAATAAAAACTGGAGAAGTCATGCCTTTGATGGCTTTGAGGTGAACTGGGTAGATCAGAATGAAACG GTGTCCTGTTTGCATAGCTTATCGTACCCAGAGGCTCAGGATCAGAAATTGCAGGTGACCAGCATCTCCTGGAATGTCACTGGATCAGTTGTTGCATGTTCTTATGGCAG actgGACGATGGGGACTGGAGCACAGAAAAATCCTATGTTTGTACCTGGAATCTGGACAGAAGGGGGTTAAATCCAAAGCGTCCTGATCTAGTGGTGGATGTTCCCAGTTCTGTCATGTGCCTGGCTTTCCATCCATCACAGCCATCGTTGATCGTTG GTGGCCTTTACAGTGGGGAGGTCTTGATATGGGACACGAGCAGGATAGAAGATCCCTTGATCTGGAGGACAGGGATGACAGATGACACTCATACAGATCCAGTTTATCAG GTTGACTGGTTACAGGACTCAAAGCACAGTCACCACTTCCAGATTCTGAGTGTATCCACAGACGGAAAGATCCTTGTGTGGCAGACACAGAGAGATGGTCAGCTGACGTTAGTTGAAGGATTCGCCTTAGTTGCTCAGCAGATCCCTCGGAGTATGAAACTTAAGAAG CGCACACGTGGGGAGACAGCTGTGGGTGTGACCTCGCTCTCTTTCTCCTGCTTTGATCCCAGTGTGTTTATCATTGGTGTGGAAGGTGGATATTCTCTCAAGTGCTCCACTGCGGTAGAGACTGCTGCTGTCCCTAGGACAGGTAGCTCTGTTACCCTCAAGGCACCTGCACAGTTTGCCTTTTCTCCTCATGGTGGACCTGTGTACTGTGTAAGCTGCTCACCTTTCCACAG GAATCTCTTTCTGAGTGGTGGCACTGATGGACATATTCACTTGCACTCCATGCTGCAGGCACAGCCCCTTATTTCTCTCCAGTTATCAAAGAAGTATCTGTTTAGTGTGCGCTGGTCTCCAGTACGACCCTTGGTCTTTGCAGCTGCCActggagaag gagaAGTGCAGCTGTTTGATTTTGGAAAGAGCTCCCAGAAACCTGCAGTTTCTATAAAGCAAGCTTCAGCTCAGACTCCTGTGTACTGCATAGAGTTTAACTTCAAGCAACCTCAGCTTCTGGCAGCAGGGGATGCCAGTGGCATGCTGAAAATATGGCAGCTGAGTTCAGACTTTATTCAACAGGGACCAAGAGAAATGAATCACCTTGAGCAGCTGGCAAATGAAGTCACTGATTGA